GCGGTCGAGCCCCTGGCGCTGCAGTCCGGCGGCGAGGGCGAAACCGCCCAGAAACAGGAAGATCACCGGGTCGGCGAACTGCAGCAGGGCCTCGTCGAAATCCAGCACGCCGCCCAGCGCCGCCAGCAGCGGCACCAGCAGCGCGGTGACGCTGACGTGCAGCGCCTCGGTGACCCAGAGCCAGGCGATGGTGGCCATGAGCGCCAGTGCGGCGGCAGTGCGCCCGAACGTCTCGCCGAACGCTGCCTCCAGTCCGTGCGCGAGGCCAAGGAACAGCGCGGCGGCGATGATCAGGTTGAGCGTGCGCAAGATCTACCCCCTCCCCCGCTCACGCCCGCAACGGGGCAAGCGCATCCCTGCCCTCGTGGCACATGAGCGGGGGCACGCCGCGTCCCCGGCGACCGCGCCTCACCCCACCCACTCAGGAAGGCAGCGCGCAACCCGTGGCAGCGCGAAGGGCCGGTAGTCGGGCAGGCCACCAAGCGTGGGCTGGACAAACTCGCCCTCGATCAGCGGGCGGATGTAGTCGCAGGCCGCCGCAGTCACGTGCAGCCCGTCCGGCGCGACGAAGCCTGCGGGCAGCGCGCGCTCCAGATTGGCGATCGGCGCCGTCTCGATCGGCCTCAGGTCCCAGCGATACGGCGCGTCCTGCAGGCGGCGGATCGCGGCCATCGTGCCGCCACGCCCCTGCAGGGCCAGTTCGACCGCCGCGCGCCCGACCGCAATCGCCTGCTCGCGATCGACCGCCGACAGCCAGTGACCGCCCGCGCGCTGCATGTAGTCGGGGATCGCCCAGTGGTGCTTGTAGCCGAGACGCTCGTGGATGATGCGTGCGATCGCGGAGCCCGCGCCGCCCAGCTGCACGTAGCCGCGCGGATCACGCGACTTCTCCATGATCAGCCCGCCATCGGCCCTGCGGATGCCCTCGGATACGGTGATCGCGCAGTAGCCGAGACGCTCGGTGACCGCCTGCACGCGGGCGAGGAAGGCCTCCTCGTCGAAGGCGACCTCTGGCACCAGGACGATGTGCGGCGGGCGCTCGGGATCGCCGCCGGCCGCCAGCGCGGTTGCCGCAGCCAGCCAGCCGGTGTTGCGGCCCATGACCTCCATCACGAACACGCTGCCGCGGGCGCCGACCATCGACGCGATGTCCAGCCCGGCCTCGAGCATCGAGGTGGCGAGATACTTCGCCGCCGAGCCGAAGCCCGGACAGCAGTCGGTACCCTCGATGTCGTTGTCCACCGTCTTGGGCACGCCGATGCACTGCAGGGGATGGCCGCGCCGGCGCGCCTCGGCCTGCAGCCGCGCCACGGCATCCATCGAGCCGTTGCCGCCGTTGTAGAGCAGCCAGCCGATGCGATGGGCCTCGAACACGGCGAACAGGCGGTCCATCACCGCCCCGCCCTCCTCGCGCGGCAGGTCGAAGCGGCAGGAACCGAACGCGCCGCCCGGCGTACGCGCGAGTCGCGCCAGCGCTTCTGCATCGAGCGTGCCGGTATCGATGAGGTCCTCGCGCAGGATGCCGGCAATGCCGCGGTGCGCCGCGAGCACGCGCCCGATGCGTCCCGGGTGCGCACGTGCGGCGTCGATCACCGCCGCAGCGGTGGCGTTGATGACCGCGGTGACGCCGCCCGAATGCGCGTAGAGCAAGGTATCGAAGGACATCGGCGGGCTCCTGACGGGACGACTGGAGGCATGGAGCGCAGCGGACCGCGCCAGCTCATGCAGTGCAACAAAAACAAACGCGGCCGTTCCCGAAGGGGGATACGGCCGCGCCGGATGGGGCCCGGCGTGTGCTGAGACCGCCGGGCACCGCCTTGTGATGCTTACTTCAGCGCTGCGAACGCGTTCGCGGTGATCGCATCCACCGCGCCGAGGCCGGAAATCTTGCGCACCTTGGGCGCCCTGGCGTCGCCCGAAGCGGCCCACTTGCTGTAGTACTCGACCAGCGGCTTGGTCTGCGAGTGGTAGACGTCGAGGCGCTTCTTGACGGTCTCTTCCTTGTCGTCGTCGCGCTGCACCAGATCCTCGCCGGTGACGTCGTCCTTGCCCTCGACCTTGGGCGGATTGTACTTGACGTGATAGGTTCGGCCCGAGGCCAGGTGGGCGCGGCGGCCGCTCATGCGCTCGATGATCTCGCCATCGGGCACGTCGATCTCGAGTACGAAGTCGATCGGCACGCCGGCATCCTTCATCGCGTCGGCCTGCGGAATGGTGCGCGGGAAGCCGTCGAACATGTAGCCGGCCTTGCAGTCGTCCTGCTGCAGGCGGTCCTTGACGAGGCCGATGATGATGTCGTCGGACACGAGGCCGCCGGCATCCATGACCTTCTTCGCCTCCAGGCCCAGCGGGGTGCCCGCCTTCACCGCGGCACGCAGCATGTCGCCCGTGGAGATTTGCGGAATGCCGAACTTCTCCTTGATGAAGTTGGCTTGCGTCCCCTTGCCGGCGCCCGGCGGTCCCAACAGAATCAGTCGCATACTCCCTCCCGTGAATGGCCGGCCATCTAGCATGGCCGTTTCCTTATTGAATAAACAGCCGAAACTTAACCGACGCGCAGCAGGTGGTCAAACCCCTGCAGCGGCAAAAATCGCCCGCACGCGCTCGAGATCCTCCTGCGTATCGACACCGGTGGCAGGCGCCTGGGCGAGCTCGAGTACGCGGATGCGGTAACCGTGCCAGAGCGCACGCAACTGCTCGAGCGCCTCCCAGTGCTCGAGCGGCGACGGTGCAAGCCCGGCGTAGCGCCGCAGAAAGCCGACGCGATAGGCGTACAGGCCCACGTGGCGCAGCATCGGCAGCCCCACCGGGAGCGTGCGTTCGCCGCCGCCCCACGCGTCGCGCGCCCACGGAATGGGCGCGCGGGAAAAGTACAGGGCACGCCCGTCGGCGTCGCACACCACCTTGACCACGTTCGGGTTGAAGACCTCGGCCGGGTCATGGATGGCGTGGGCGGCGGTGGCGATCGCGGCCTCGCCGTCCTCGGCGAGCGCCTGCGCCACCGCGGCGACGATCGCCGGGTCGATCAGCGGTTCGTCGCCCTGCACGTTCACCACGATGTCCTCGTCCGCCCAGCCGCGCGCCGCGGCGACCTCGGCCAGGCGATCGGTACCGCTCGGATGGTCGGGGCGGGTCATCACGACCGCGGCACCGGCGGCCTGCACGGCATCGCGCACGGCCTCGTGGTCGGTGGCGACCCAGATCTCGCCCGCGCCGGCCGACTGCACGCGCTCGAGCACGCGCACGATCATCGGCTTGCCGCCGATATCGGCCAGAGGCTTGGCCGGCAGGCGGGTCGAGGCGTAGCGCGCCGGGATGACGATGCGGAAGGCGGCAGCCATGGCGCGGCTCACTTGCGCAGCGCGTCGACTTCCTCGGCGCTCAGGCTGCGCGCCTCCTCGTCCAGCATGACCGGGATGCCGTCGCGGATCGGATAGGCCAGGCGGTCGGCCTTGCACACCAGCTCCTGCTCGTCCTTCAGGTAGTCGAGCGGCCCCTTGCACAGCGGGCAGACGAGGATTTCAAGCAGACGTGCGTCCATCTTCGAGTTTCTCCAGGATGCGTTCGGCGGCGCCGGGGCCGATCTGCGCCCGCACCGGGTATTCCCAGCAATCAGCAGGCGCGAAAGGCGCGCATTTTACCGCATCCTTGGCGGTCATCAGGATCGGCAGCGCGTCTTCGAAGGCGAGATCCGCAGCCTTGAAGCGATGATGGTCGGGGAAGGGGTGCGGAATCACCTCGATGCCCTCGGCGGCGAGCTGATCGAAGAAGCGCTGCGGCCGTCCGATCCCGGCCACCGCATGCGCCCGCTGCCCGCGCAGTTCGCCTGCCGGACGCTGCCGCGCCGGGTCGACGAGCGCGCGCAGCGCCCCGCCCTGCAACTGCATCGCGTACGCCGGGACGGTGCCGAGCAGCGCTTGCAAGCGCGCCGACAGCGGCCCGTGGGCGATCACCAGATCGACCTCGCCCAAGCGTGCCAGCGGCTCGCGCAGCGGCCCCGCAGGCAACAGCAGTCCGTTTCCCAGCGTCGCCTCATCCACCACCGCGATCTCGATGTCCCGCGCCAGCCGGTAATGCTGCATGCCGTCGTCGGCAATGAGCACATCGCACCCGGGATGGTGACGCAGCAGCTCGCGCGCCGCCGCCGGCCGGTCGCGGCCGATGACGAGCGGGCATGCGGTCAGCCGGGCGAGCAATACCGGCTCGTCGCCGTACTGCGCGGGATCGCCGTCGGCGGGCACCATGGCCACCGCGCCCTGCGCGCTGAGCCGGCCGCCATGGCCGCGGCTGACGATGCCGGGCCGATGGCCTGCCTCGCGCAGCACGCCGGCCAGCCAGTCGACCACCGGCGTCTTGCCGCTGCCGCCCACCGCGATGTTGCCGACCACGATCACAGGAACCGGCAGCCGCTGCCGTTGAAGACGAGCGCGCCGGCGGGCAGCGAGCGCGCCGAACAGCCAGGAGAGGGGGCGCAGCAGTTGGGCGAGCGCGCCGCGGCGCTGCCAGAACGCGGGCGCGCGGGCCGCCATGCTCAGCGCATCACTGTGCGGGCGCCTGGGTGGCGAAGGTGATGTGCGGCAGGCCGGCGCGCTGTGCCGCCTGCATCACGTCCACAACACTCTGGTGTGCGGCCCGGGCGTCGGCGTTGATGACGATCACCGGCGGCTCGCCGGCCTGCGCCGGGACGGCCTTGCCGAGCGCAGCGGCAATCGCGTCGATGTTGCGCTCGCCCACCGGCTGCCGGTTGACCAGCACCTCGCCGGCAGCGGTCACGGCGACGACGATCTCCTCGGAGACCGACTCGCTGCCCTCGGACTCGGCGGTCGGCAGGTTGATCTCCAGTCCGGAGACCTTGGAGAAGGTGGTCGTCAGCATCAGGAAGATGATGATCACCAGCACCACGTCGATGAGCGGGATCATGTTGATCTCCGGCTCCTCGTTGCGGCTGCCGCGGCGGAAGTTCATCGCTCAGTCCCTCAGGCCCGGCGCTCGCCGTGGGCAACCTCGACGAGCTTGATCGCCTGCTGCTCCATGTCGATCACGAAGCTGTCGATGAGCGCACGGAAGTGGCGCCAGAAGATCATCGCCGGAATCGCGATGATCAGGCCCAGCCCGGTGGTGTACAGCGCGATCGAGATGCCCTGCGCGAGCTGGGCGGGATTGGCGCCGCTCACGCCCTGCGAGGCGAAGATGTCGATCATGCCGATGATGGTGCCGAGCAGCCCCATCAGCGGGCTGATCGCCGCGATGGTGCCGAGCGTGGTCAGGAAGCGCTCGAGCTCATGGACGACGGCGCGCCCGGTCTCCTCGATCGCCTCCTTCATCACCTCGCGCGTGCTGTTCACATTGCGCAAGCCTGCGGCGAGCACCCGCCCGAGCGGCGAATGATGCGCGACGCGCTCGATCATCTCGGGCGAGGCTCCGCCCTCGCGCAGGTCGCGGAGCACGTTGTCGAGCAGCCCGGTCGGGGCCACGCGGACGCGCCGCAGACTGATCGAGCGCTCGATGATCAGCGCCACCGCAATGACCGATGCCAGAATCAGGGGCCAGATCGGCCAGCCAACGGCCTGAATGATCGCGAACACGCGCGGCAACCTCTTGCGGATAAAGGCGAGACTCTAGCGCCGCGACCGGGGCGCCGGCAAGCCGGCGCATTCGCCTCCGCCTCTTCGCACCTGCCGCCCCCGCCCCGCAAGGGATCCAGCCAGCAATCCACAGAAGCTGTGGATAAGTTTGTGGGCAGTTTCGGGATGTGGCCCGCAATCCTTGCTGCGGCGCGCCTTCGGACACTCCGATGAAAAATTGTGCAACATTTTAAATCCTTTAAAATCATGAACTTGCAAAACAACCCCTTATTCGTCAAGGACTTGCGCAAATCCTCTTGACAGGCTCGACCGTCTGTGGATTCCGCTACAATCCGCCCATGCCTGCCACCCCATTCGCGCCTGGCGCCGCCGCCACCGACAGCACGTTCTGCGCACCGCCTCCGGTACTCAGCGTCTCCGCACTCAACCGCATGGCGCGCGAGGCGCTCGAAGCGGCCCTGCCACTGCTCTGGGTGGGCGGCGAGATCTCCAATCTCACCCGCGCAGCCTCGGGGCACCTTTATTTCACCCTCAAGGACGCGAATGCCCAGGTACGTTGCGCGATGTGGCGCAACCGTGCGCAGCTGCTCGCCTTCCGGCCCGAGAATGGCATGCGCGTCGACGCGCGGGCGCTGGCGACGCTTTACGAGGCGCGCGGCGACTACCAGCTCAACATCGAAACGCTGCGCCCGGCGGGTATCGGCGACCTGTTCGAAGCCTTCAACCAACTGAAGACGAAACTCGCCGCCGAAGGTCTTTTCGACCCTGCCCGACGCCGCCCGCTGCCGCGCTTTCCCCGCGCCGTGGGCGTCATCACTTCGCCCCAGGCGGCGGCGCTGCGCGACGTGCTGGTGACCCTGGGCCGGCGCGCGCCGCACCTGCCCGTCGTGCTCTACCCCGCGCCGGTGCAGGGCAGCGATGCCGCGGGACGCCTGGTGGCCGCGATCCGTGAGGCCGGGCGGCGGGCCATGATCGACGGCGTCGACCTGCTCGTGCTCGTGCGCGGAGGGGGCAGCATCGAGGACCTGTGGCCCTTCAATGACGAAGGCCTCGCCCGCGCGCTGCGCGCCTGCCCGCTGCCGGTCGTGTGCGGGGTCGGTCACGAGACCGACGTCACCATCGCGGACTTCGCCGCCGACCTGCGTGCGCCGACGCCGACCGGGGCTGCCGAGCTTGCCAGCGCCGGCTGGCACGCCGCGCGCGGCGAGCTCGCCGTGCTCCAGCCGCGGCTGCAGCGGGCGCTCGAACGCCGCCTCGAAGGTCTCGCCCAGCGCGTCGACCGCGCCAGTCTGCGCCTGCTCCACCCGCGTGAGCGCCTGCGTCGCGAGCGGACCACGCTCGAGCGACTCGGCGAGCGCCTGGCCTCGGCGATGGCCCGACGCATGGAGCACGGCGCCCAACGCCTGCTGCGCGCGCAGCTGCGTCTTGCGACACGCGCCCCGCAGCCGGCCGCCTCACGCGGCAACGTGGACGCCCTCGGCCATCGGTTGCAGCTCGCGACCGCGAGCCTGCTCGCACGCCAGCAGACACGGCTATCGGCCCTCGCCGCCCACCTTGAGCACCTTGCCCCGCAGGCCGTCCTGGCACGCGGCTACGCGATCGCGCGTGACGAGCATGGCCGCGTACTGCGCAGCACCGCCGGGGTGGCCACAGGCGCCGCCGTCAGCGTCGAGCTCGCTGACGGCCGACTCGACACGCGGGTGGTCGGGCACCGTTCCGACTGACACGGTTCGTTGATCGCGTCCGCCAGGCCCTGTCCCGCCTCACCGCCCTTCCAGCACGCGCGGTGTGCGCAGCAGACGCAGCGGGCACCCGTCGCCCCGGTTCCGCAAAGCGGCCCTCTGGGCTTAACATGCGGGGCGCAACATTGTCTTCGGGTTTCAATCCAGACTAAAATAGTCCGGCTTTCCCCAACCCTCAGACAGACAAATCGAACAACTCAGGAGAAACCGCATGGAACACACCCTGCCCGCCCTGCCCTATGCCAAGGACGCTCTCGCCCCGCACATCTCGGCCGAGACCCTGGAGTTCCACTACGGCAAGCACCATCAGGCCTACGTCACCAACCTGAACAACCTGATCAAGGGCACCGAGTACGAGAACCTCGACCTCGAAGCCATCGTCAAGAAGGCGCCCGCCGGCGGCGTGTATAACAACTCCGCGCAGGTCTGGAACCACACCTTCTTCTGGAACAGCATGTCGCCCAACGGCGGCGGCGAGCCCAGCGGCGCGCTGGCCGACGCGATCAAGGCCAAGTGGGGCTCGTTCGACGACTTCAAGAAGGCCTTCCAGGCGTCCGCGGTCGGCAACTTCGGTTCCGGCTGGACCTGGCTGGTCAAGAAGGCCGACGGGTCGGTTGACATCGTCAACATGGGCGCCGCCGGCACCCCGTTGACGACCGGCGACACCGCGCTGCTCTGTATCGACGTGTGGGAGCACGCCTACTACATCGACTACCGCAACCGTCGCCCGGACTTCGTCGCCACCTTCCTCGACAAGCTGGCCAACTGGGACTTCGCGGCGAAGAACTTCGCCTGATTCCCGGCGCCGGTCGTGAGACCGGCGGCAGCATTGCGAAAGCGACCCGCGTGGTCGCTTTCGTGTTTTCTGGCGTCGCCGTTCCAACGCAGCCTGTCGTCGACAGGCTTGCTGGCGCGCCCTTGGCCACGCGCTGGCCGCGCCACCGACGACTCGCCGCATGCTCGACATCCTCTACCGCGACGACTGGCTGATCGCGATCCACAAGCCTTCCGGCCTGCTC
This region of Thauera sp. JM12B12 genomic DNA includes:
- a CDS encoding 6-phosphofructokinase, which codes for MSFDTLLYAHSGGVTAVINATAAAVIDAARAHPGRIGRVLAAHRGIAGILREDLIDTGTLDAEALARLARTPGGAFGSCRFDLPREEGGAVMDRLFAVFEAHRIGWLLYNGGNGSMDAVARLQAEARRRGHPLQCIGVPKTVDNDIEGTDCCPGFGSAAKYLATSMLEAGLDIASMVGARGSVFVMEVMGRNTGWLAAATALAAGGDPERPPHIVLVPEVAFDEEAFLARVQAVTERLGYCAITVSEGIRRADGGLIMEKSRDPRGYVQLGGAGSAIARIIHERLGYKHHWAIPDYMQRAGGHWLSAVDREQAIAVGRAAVELALQGRGGTMAAIRRLQDAPYRWDLRPIETAPIANLERALPAGFVAPDGLHVTAAACDYIRPLIEGEFVQPTLGGLPDYRPFALPRVARCLPEWVG
- the lpxK gene encoding tetraacyldisaccharide 4'-kinase; the protein is MAARAPAFWQRRGALAQLLRPLSWLFGALAARRRARLQRQRLPVPVIVVGNIAVGGSGKTPVVDWLAGVLREAGHRPGIVSRGHGGRLSAQGAVAMVPADGDPAQYGDEPVLLARLTACPLVIGRDRPAAARELLRHHPGCDVLIADDGMQHYRLARDIEIAVVDEATLGNGLLLPAGPLREPLARLGEVDLVIAHGPLSARLQALLGTVPAYAMQLQGGALRALVDPARQRPAGELRGQRAHAVAGIGRPQRFFDQLAAEGIEVIPHPFPDHHRFKAADLAFEDALPILMTAKDAVKCAPFAPADCWEYPVRAQIGPGAAERILEKLEDGRTSA
- the xseA gene encoding exodeoxyribonuclease VII large subunit, which translates into the protein MAREALEAALPLLWVGGEISNLTRAASGHLYFTLKDANAQVRCAMWRNRAQLLAFRPENGMRVDARALATLYEARGDYQLNIETLRPAGIGDLFEAFNQLKTKLAAEGLFDPARRRPLPRFPRAVGVITSPQAAALRDVLVTLGRRAPHLPVVLYPAPVQGSDAAGRLVAAIREAGRRAMIDGVDLLVLVRGGGSIEDLWPFNDEGLARALRACPLPVVCGVGHETDVTIADFAADLRAPTPTGAAELASAGWHAARGELAVLQPRLQRALERRLEGLAQRVDRASLRLLHPRERLRRERTTLERLGERLASAMARRMEHGAQRLLRAQLRLATRAPQPAASRGNVDALGHRLQLATASLLARQQTRLSALAAHLEHLAPQAVLARGYAIARDEHGRVLRSTAGVATGAAVSVELADGRLDTRVVGHRSD
- the adk gene encoding adenylate kinase, producing MRLILLGPPGAGKGTQANFIKEKFGIPQISTGDMLRAAVKAGTPLGLEAKKVMDAGGLVSDDIIIGLVKDRLQQDDCKAGYMFDGFPRTIPQADAMKDAGVPIDFVLEIDVPDGEIIERMSGRRAHLASGRTYHVKYNPPKVEGKDDVTGEDLVQRDDDKEETVKKRLDVYHSQTKPLVEYYSKWAASGDARAPKVRKISGLGAVDAITANAFAALK
- a CDS encoding MotA/TolQ/ExbB proton channel family protein; protein product: MFAIIQAVGWPIWPLILASVIAVALIIERSISLRRVRVAPTGLLDNVLRDLREGGASPEMIERVAHHSPLGRVLAAGLRNVNSTREVMKEAIEETGRAVVHELERFLTTLGTIAAISPLMGLLGTIIGMIDIFASQGVSGANPAQLAQGISIALYTTGLGLIIAIPAMIFWRHFRALIDSFVIDMEQQAIKLVEVAHGERRA
- a CDS encoding biopolymer transporter ExbD; protein product: MNFRRGSRNEEPEINMIPLIDVVLVIIIFLMLTTTFSKVSGLEINLPTAESEGSESVSEEIVVAVTAAGEVLVNRQPVGERNIDAIAAALGKAVPAQAGEPPVIVINADARAAHQSVVDVMQAAQRAGLPHITFATQAPAQ
- a CDS encoding Fe-Mn family superoxide dismutase produces the protein MEHTLPALPYAKDALAPHISAETLEFHYGKHHQAYVTNLNNLIKGTEYENLDLEAIVKKAPAGGVYNNSAQVWNHTFFWNSMSPNGGGEPSGALADAIKAKWGSFDDFKKAFQASAVGNFGSGWTWLVKKADGSVDIVNMGAAGTPLTTGDTALLCIDVWEHAYYIDYRNRRPDFVATFLDKLANWDFAAKNFA
- a CDS encoding Trm112 family protein; the protein is MDARLLEILVCPLCKGPLDYLKDEQELVCKADRLAYPIRDGIPVMLDEEARSLSAEEVDALRK
- the kdsB gene encoding 3-deoxy-manno-octulosonate cytidylyltransferase, with translation MAAAFRIVIPARYASTRLPAKPLADIGGKPMIVRVLERVQSAGAGEIWVATDHEAVRDAVQAAGAAVVMTRPDHPSGTDRLAEVAAARGWADEDIVVNVQGDEPLIDPAIVAAVAQALAEDGEAAIATAAHAIHDPAEVFNPNVVKVVCDADGRALYFSRAPIPWARDAWGGGERTLPVGLPMLRHVGLYAYRVGFLRRYAGLAPSPLEHWEALEQLRALWHGYRIRVLELAQAPATGVDTQEDLERVRAIFAAAGV